From Methylobacterium radiodurans, a single genomic window includes:
- a CDS encoding CgeB family protein: MRIAYFTHSLESCWNHGNAHFLRGVLRELIALGHAVEAYEPEGAWSLANLLADHGPAGLDAYRAAYPDLASARYGAVEPVVARAAEADLVIVHEWNEPALVAALGRARAAGARFTLLFHDTHHRAVSAPHEMRRFDLSGYDGVLAFGETLAEVYRGQGWGARAFVWHEAADTRLFRPPAGESAREGRQDGLVWIGNWGDGERTEELDAFLFGPAREAGLALDVYGVRYPETALATLRARGARYHGWAPNAAAPGIFARHLATVHVPRRFYVEHLPGIPTIRVFEALACGIPLASAPWSDAEGLFTPGADYLVARDRSEMTRHLRDLRADADLRAALAARGLATIRARHTCRHRAEELLALVDGLRAPAPRSLEATA; the protein is encoded by the coding sequence ATGAGGATCGCCTACTTCACCCACTCGCTCGAATCCTGCTGGAACCACGGCAACGCCCATTTCCTGCGCGGCGTCCTGCGCGAGCTGATCGCCCTCGGCCACGCGGTCGAGGCCTACGAGCCCGAGGGCGCCTGGAGCTTGGCGAACCTCCTGGCCGATCATGGCCCGGCGGGCCTCGACGCCTACCGGGCGGCCTATCCGGACCTCGCCTCCGCCCGCTACGGCGCCGTCGAACCCGTGGTCGCGCGCGCGGCCGAGGCCGACCTCGTCATCGTCCACGAGTGGAACGAGCCGGCCCTCGTCGCCGCTCTCGGCCGGGCGCGGGCGGCGGGCGCCCGCTTCACGCTGCTGTTCCACGACACCCATCACCGTGCGGTGAGCGCTCCGCACGAGATGCGCCGCTTCGATCTCTCGGGCTACGACGGCGTGCTGGCCTTCGGCGAGACCCTGGCGGAGGTCTATCGCGGCCAGGGCTGGGGGGCCCGCGCCTTCGTCTGGCACGAGGCCGCCGACACCCGGCTGTTCCGCCCACCCGCCGGGGAGAGTGCGCGGGAAGGCCGGCAGGACGGCCTCGTCTGGATCGGCAACTGGGGCGACGGCGAGCGCACAGAGGAACTCGACGCCTTCCTGTTCGGCCCCGCGCGCGAGGCCGGCCTAGCCCTCGACGTCTACGGCGTGCGCTACCCCGAGACCGCGCTGGCGACGCTCCGCGCCCGCGGTGCCCGCTACCACGGCTGGGCCCCGAACGCCGCCGCCCCCGGGATCTTCGCCCGGCATCTGGCGACCGTGCACGTGCCGCGCCGCTTCTACGTCGAGCACCTGCCCGGCATCCCGACGATCCGGGTCTTCGAGGCGCTGGCCTGCGGCATCCCGCTGGCCTCGGCCCCCTGGAGCGACGCCGAGGGGCTGTTCACGCCCGGCGCCGACTACCTCGTGGCCCGCGACCGTTCCGAGATGACGCGCCACCTGCGGGACCTGCGGGCGGACGCGGACCTGCGCGCGGCGCTCGCCGCCCGCGGCCTCGCCACGATCCGGGCCCGCCACACCTGCCGCCACCGGGCCGAGGAACTGCTCGCCCTCGTGGACGGCCTGCGCGCCCCCGCCCCCCGATCCCTGGAGGCCACCGCGTGA
- a CDS encoding glycosyltransferase: MPVNARHARPHILMSADALGGVWPYSMDLAGALTQRGLAVTVAVLGPVPEPERAAAAAAATGARILPTGLPLDWTAGRPEEVRGAAAALARLARELGADLVHLHAPALALAGFPVPVVAVCHSCVATWWEACGAGPMPADLSWRAHLAAEGCRAADALLAPTEAFAAATARAYGLARAPRVVRNGRDRPDAVPQGGPAGHAFTAGRLWDGAKNAATLDRMAARLPCPVLAAGPVEGPNGERIDPAHLRLLGRLDEAGIDAQLAVRPVFVSLARYEPFGLAVLEAACASCALVLSDIPSFRELWDGAALFVEAEDDAAAAAAVADLMADPARRAALCEAACARAARYGVAAMADGVLAVFRDLLASADHDALPAPSAGEGRARMGVVRILERGGAA, encoded by the coding sequence ATGCCGGTAAACGCCCGCCACGCCCGCCCCCACATCCTGATGAGCGCCGACGCGCTCGGCGGCGTCTGGCCCTACAGCATGGACCTCGCGGGCGCGCTGACGCAGCGCGGGCTCGCCGTCACCGTCGCGGTGCTGGGGCCCGTGCCCGAGCCGGAGCGCGCCGCCGCGGCCGCGGCCGCCACCGGCGCCCGGATCCTCCCGACCGGTCTGCCCCTCGACTGGACGGCCGGGCGGCCGGAGGAGGTCCGCGGGGCCGCCGCCGCCCTCGCCCGGCTCGCGCGCGAGCTCGGCGCCGACCTCGTCCACCTGCACGCCCCGGCGCTCGCGCTCGCCGGCTTCCCCGTGCCGGTGGTGGCGGTCTGCCATTCCTGTGTCGCGACGTGGTGGGAGGCCTGCGGTGCCGGACCGATGCCCGCCGACCTCTCCTGGCGGGCGCATCTCGCTGCCGAGGGCTGCCGCGCCGCCGACGCGCTGCTCGCCCCCACCGAGGCCTTCGCGGCAGCGACTGCCCGCGCCTACGGCCTCGCCCGCGCGCCCCGCGTGGTGCGCAACGGGCGCGACCGACCGGATGCCGTGCCGCAGGGAGGGCCGGCCGGCCACGCCTTCACCGCCGGCCGGCTCTGGGACGGGGCCAAGAACGCCGCCACGCTCGACCGAATGGCCGCCCGGCTCCCCTGCCCGGTCCTTGCCGCCGGCCCTGTCGAGGGGCCGAACGGCGAGCGGATCGATCCCGCCCATCTGCGCCTGCTCGGACGGCTGGACGAGGCCGGCATCGACGCGCAGCTCGCCGTGCGGCCGGTGTTCGTCTCGCTCGCCCGCTACGAGCCCTTCGGCCTCGCGGTGCTGGAGGCGGCGTGCGCGTCTTGCGCCCTCGTCCTCTCCGACATCCCGAGCTTTCGCGAACTCTGGGACGGCGCCGCGCTCTTCGTGGAGGCGGAGGACGATGCCGCCGCGGCCGCGGCCGTCGCGGACCTGATGGCCGACCCCGCCCGCCGCGCCGCTTTGTGCGAGGCCGCCTGCGCGCGCGCCGCCCGCTACGGCGTCGCCGCGATGGCGGACGGCGTGCTGGCGGTGTTCCGCGATTTGCTGGCTTCCGCTGACCACGACGCCCTTCCTGCGCCCTCTGCAGGGGAAGGTAGAGCGCGGATGGGTGTGGTGCGGATCCTCGAACGCGGGGGCGCCGCATGA
- a CDS encoding TIGR04295 family B12-binding domain-containing radical SAM protein yields the protein MRVALVNPPWDYRNSIYFGCREPHLPLELGYGAALLASAGHDTLTVDAHLEGLSAEEAARRVAAFGPGMTVVATAPTYLFWRCAPPELRVPRAFLDALGTAGGRTVAVGPHGSATPRPALEKLGCDAVVRGECEEILPLLAGTDDLARVPALAYRRADGTSAVTGGPHASRFTDLPALRWPDAWIARHRHHHHRFDGEPDGPGAEVEASRGCPYTCSFCAKIDFRDAYRRRDLGILLDEIDGLIAQGVTYLYFVDEIFLPQAPLLDALAARDIRFGIQTRIDLWKPDMLDRLGAAGCVSIEAGVESLTEKGRAALDKRCRASTDDLAERLIRARKTVPFVQANLIAVAGDDPGMVAAWRERLRAQGVWANDPVPLYPYPSSPDYRRLWGEPDDEAWERAHAHYLGQFERFSDIQEERPLPLRELEAACGCR from the coding sequence ATGAGAGTCGCCCTCGTCAACCCGCCCTGGGACTACCGCAACAGCATCTATTTCGGCTGCCGCGAGCCCCATCTGCCGCTCGAACTCGGCTACGGCGCGGCGCTCCTGGCGTCCGCCGGGCACGACACGCTGACCGTCGACGCGCATCTCGAAGGGCTCTCCGCCGAGGAGGCCGCCCGGCGGGTCGCGGCCTTCGGCCCCGGCATGACGGTGGTGGCGACCGCGCCGACCTACCTGTTCTGGCGCTGCGCCCCGCCGGAGCTGCGCGTGCCCCGCGCCTTCCTGGACGCCCTCGGCACGGCGGGCGGGCGCACGGTGGCGGTCGGGCCGCACGGCTCGGCGACGCCGCGCCCGGCGCTGGAGAAGCTCGGCTGCGACGCCGTGGTGCGCGGCGAGTGCGAGGAGATCCTGCCGCTGCTGGCCGGCACGGACGACCTCGCCCGGGTACCCGCCCTCGCCTATCGGCGGGCCGACGGCACGTCTGCGGTGACCGGCGGCCCGCACGCGAGCCGCTTCACCGACCTGCCGGCGCTCCGCTGGCCCGATGCCTGGATCGCCCGCCACCGGCACCACCACCACCGCTTCGACGGAGAGCCGGACGGGCCGGGCGCCGAGGTCGAGGCCTCGCGCGGCTGCCCCTACACCTGCAGCTTCTGCGCGAAGATCGATTTCCGCGACGCGTATCGCAGGCGCGACCTCGGGATCCTGCTCGACGAGATCGACGGGTTGATCGCCCAGGGCGTGACCTATCTCTACTTCGTCGACGAGATCTTCCTGCCGCAGGCGCCCCTCCTCGACGCGCTCGCCGCCCGCGACATCCGCTTCGGCATCCAGACACGGATCGACCTCTGGAAGCCCGACATGCTGGACCGGCTGGGCGCGGCGGGCTGCGTCTCGATCGAGGCCGGCGTGGAGAGCCTGACGGAGAAGGGCCGCGCGGCGCTGGACAAGCGCTGCCGCGCCTCGACCGACGACCTCGCCGAGCGCCTGATCCGGGCGCGCAAGACCGTGCCCTTCGTGCAGGCGAACCTGATCGCGGTGGCGGGCGACGATCCCGGGATGGTGGCCGCGTGGCGCGAGCGCCTGCGCGCCCAGGGCGTCTGGGCGAACGATCCCGTGCCGCTCTACCCCTATCCGAGCTCCCCCGACTACCGCCGCCTCTGGGGCGAGCCCGACGACGAGGCCTGGGAGCGGGCGCACGCCCATTATCTCGGCCAGTTCGAGCGTTTCAGCGACATCCAGGAGGAGCGCCCCCTGCCCTTGCGCGAGCTGGAGGCGGCCTGCGGATGCCGGTAA
- a CDS encoding NAD-dependent epimerase/dehydratase family protein → MSAGAANPGGDRPVLITGGAGFVGANLADRLAGEGRPVIVYDALARAGVEANLAWLKARHPDRITAIVADIRDAGELARAVREAGACFHFAAQVAVTTSLADPRADMEVNIGGTLNLLEAVRALSRPVPVLFASTNKVYGALPDIALREEGDRYLPEDESVRARGVGEDRPLDFYTPYGCSKGAADQYVLDYARSYRVPAAVLRMSCIYGPRQMGTEDQGWVAHFLIRALEGRPVTIYGDGRQIRDVLHVRDAVNAYCAALRRIDAVAGRAFNLGGGPANAVSLLAFLDHVERLTGRPVARAFRDWRPGDQRYYVSDTTRLRAALDLPAPTPWREGVADLYGWLRETRPATPAPAKVDFAGAAE, encoded by the coding sequence GTGAGTGCGGGGGCGGCAAACCCGGGCGGCGACCGCCCGGTCCTGATCACCGGCGGGGCCGGCTTCGTCGGCGCCAACCTCGCCGACCGGCTGGCCGGCGAGGGCCGCCCGGTCATCGTCTACGACGCGCTGGCGCGGGCGGGCGTCGAGGCGAACCTCGCTTGGCTGAAGGCGCGCCATCCGGACCGGATCACCGCGATCGTCGCCGACATCCGCGACGCGGGCGAGCTCGCCCGCGCGGTGCGCGAGGCGGGCGCCTGCTTCCACTTCGCCGCCCAGGTCGCGGTGACGACGAGCCTCGCCGACCCGCGCGCCGACATGGAGGTCAATATCGGTGGCACGCTGAACCTCCTGGAGGCCGTGCGGGCGCTCTCCCGCCCGGTGCCCGTGCTCTTCGCCTCGACCAACAAGGTCTACGGCGCCCTGCCGGACATCGCCCTGCGGGAGGAGGGCGACCGCTACCTGCCGGAGGACGAATCCGTGCGCGCGCGCGGCGTCGGCGAGGACCGGCCGCTCGACTTCTACACCCCCTACGGCTGCTCCAAGGGCGCGGCCGACCAGTACGTGCTCGACTACGCCCGCTCCTACCGCGTCCCGGCGGCGGTGCTGCGGATGAGCTGCATCTACGGCCCGCGCCAGATGGGCACCGAGGACCAGGGCTGGGTCGCCCACTTCCTGATCCGGGCTCTCGAAGGCCGGCCGGTCACGATCTACGGCGACGGGCGCCAGATCCGCGACGTGCTGCACGTGCGGGACGCGGTGAACGCCTACTGCGCCGCGCTCCGGCGGATCGACGCGGTGGCCGGCCGGGCGTTCAACCTCGGCGGCGGGCCGGCCAACGCGGTGAGCCTGCTGGCCTTCCTCGACCATGTCGAGCGCCTGACCGGGCGCCCGGTCGCGCGGGCCTTCCGCGACTGGCGCCCCGGCGACCAGCGCTACTACGTCTCCGACACCACGCGCCTGCGGGCGGCTCTCGACCTGCCCGCTCCCACGCCCTGGCGCGAGGGCGTGGCCGACCTCTACGGCTGGCTCCGCGAGACGCGACCCGCCACGCCGGCTCCGGCCAAGGTGGATTTCGCGGGGGCGGCCGAATGA
- a CDS encoding NAD-dependent epimerase/dehydratase family protein, whose product MADLVLITGGAGFIGRHLATALLRRGYRVRVLDSLIEQVHGSGSGTVLPPEVEFVAGDVRDAEAVARALEGADHVVHLAAEVGVGQSMYAVERYVSVNDCGTAQLFQGLIERPVRRVVVASSMSVYGEGLYRTEDGRTVEDAVRKPRRPGEPWDPLDGEGRPMRPVPTPESKRPALASVYALTKYMQERLTLTLAPAYGMEGVALRLWNAYGPGQALSNPYTGVLAIFAARIHNGQRPMVFEDGAQRRDFVHVEDVAQAFVLALEHPAAAGQVYNVGSGQDRSVTEVAELLAAAMGREDLGPEITGQARLGDIRHCIADISRIRDELGYAPCRDFAEGLTELAAWVAEQQAIDRVAEARRELEMRGLVA is encoded by the coding sequence GTGGCAGATCTTGTCCTGATCACAGGGGGAGCCGGCTTCATCGGCCGCCATCTCGCGACCGCCCTGCTTCGGCGCGGCTACCGGGTTCGGGTCTTGGACAGCCTGATCGAGCAGGTGCACGGCAGCGGCTCCGGCACCGTGCTTCCCCCCGAGGTCGAGTTCGTCGCGGGCGACGTGCGCGACGCGGAGGCGGTCGCCCGCGCCCTCGAGGGCGCCGACCACGTTGTCCACCTCGCCGCCGAGGTCGGGGTCGGGCAGAGCATGTACGCGGTCGAGCGCTACGTCTCGGTCAACGATTGCGGCACGGCGCAGCTCTTCCAGGGACTGATCGAGCGGCCGGTGCGGCGGGTCGTCGTCGCCTCCTCGATGAGCGTCTACGGCGAGGGGCTGTACCGTACGGAGGACGGCCGGACCGTCGAGGACGCCGTCCGAAAACCCCGCCGACCCGGCGAGCCCTGGGACCCGCTCGACGGCGAGGGCCGGCCGATGCGCCCCGTGCCGACGCCGGAGAGCAAACGCCCCGCCCTCGCCTCGGTCTACGCACTGACCAAGTACATGCAGGAGCGCCTGACGCTCACCCTCGCGCCGGCCTACGGCATGGAGGGCGTGGCGCTGCGGCTCTGGAACGCCTACGGGCCGGGCCAGGCGCTCTCGAACCCCTATACGGGCGTGCTGGCGATCTTCGCCGCGCGCATCCACAACGGCCAGCGCCCGATGGTCTTCGAGGACGGGGCGCAACGGCGCGACTTCGTCCATGTCGAGGACGTGGCCCAGGCCTTCGTGCTGGCACTCGAACATCCGGCCGCGGCCGGTCAGGTCTACAATGTCGGCAGCGGGCAGGACCGCAGCGTCACCGAGGTGGCCGAACTGCTGGCCGCCGCGATGGGCCGCGAGGATCTCGGGCCCGAGATCACCGGTCAGGCCCGGCTCGGCGACATCCGTCACTGCATCGCCGACATCTCCCGCATCCGGGACGAGCTCGGCTACGCGCCGTGCCGGGACTTCGCCGAGGGGCTCACCGAACTCGCCGCCTGGGTCGCCGAGCAGCAGGCGATCGACCGCGTCGCCGAGGCGCGGCGCGAGCTGGAGATGCGGGGGCTGGTGGCGTGA
- a CDS encoding right-handed parallel beta-helix repeat-containing protein has product MRFTGHNDSHALDDFWTRVERDWHFNGSDRADPAASPDASPATSPAMAQGPAPQTTPQPDTMESQPMAGTEPAVPTPAAPDTDAVALLTGVDTAASAVTATLTRHDGTIQAQSGDVIENLDIYADGAGIELDGDANVTIRNVRIHYNGADQGGTGIEAIGAQNLTVDGVEIINAGAPASGPNSDPEQYGIGLFETPGAAVSHVTVRDASTGVYLQDSPNATLQGIEGYNMRGPYPRGQLVQFNRSDNSSLTDFYSYNDLATSWTEDNVNIGSNNVTVANGLIDGNNSPSGVGVIIEGGTGVQVSNVDTVRMGDGAFSDYGSGNTFDDVRAFDNFADSQAGRGTPMSGSLIFMLAADSTVTNAAYQNAAAPGNVVYGGGIQDEAFGGTFQVSEITGETPMAAYHNTFAWS; this is encoded by the coding sequence ATGCGGTTCACAGGTCACAACGACAGCCACGCCCTCGACGATTTCTGGACCCGCGTCGAGCGGGACTGGCACTTCAACGGATCCGACAGGGCGGACCCCGCCGCCTCACCGGACGCCTCACCGGCGACGAGCCCGGCCATGGCCCAGGGCCCGGCCCCGCAGACGACCCCGCAACCGGACACGATGGAGAGCCAGCCCATGGCCGGAACCGAGCCCGCCGTCCCGACGCCCGCGGCACCGGACACGGACGCCGTCGCCCTTCTGACCGGTGTGGACACCGCCGCGAGCGCGGTTACGGCCACGCTCACCCGGCACGACGGCACGATTCAGGCCCAGAGCGGCGACGTGATCGAGAACCTCGACATCTACGCCGACGGGGCGGGCATCGAACTCGACGGCGACGCGAACGTCACCATCCGCAACGTCCGCATCCACTACAACGGGGCCGACCAGGGCGGCACCGGTATCGAGGCGATCGGCGCGCAGAACCTCACGGTCGACGGCGTCGAGATCATCAATGCGGGGGCGCCGGCCTCCGGGCCCAACAGCGATCCGGAGCAGTACGGCATCGGGCTGTTCGAGACGCCCGGGGCGGCGGTCAGCCACGTCACGGTGCGCGACGCCTCGACGGGCGTCTACCTCCAGGACTCGCCGAACGCGACGCTCCAGGGGATCGAGGGCTACAACATGCGCGGCCCCTATCCGCGCGGGCAGCTGGTGCAGTTCAACCGCTCGGATAACAGCAGCCTGACCGACTTCTACAGCTACAACGATCTGGCGACCTCCTGGACGGAGGATAACGTCAACATCGGCAGCAACAACGTCACGGTCGCCAACGGCCTGATCGACGGCAACAACTCGCCCTCCGGCGTCGGCGTGATCATCGAGGGCGGCACCGGCGTCCAGGTGAGCAACGTCGACACCGTGCGCATGGGGGACGGCGCCTTCTCGGATTACGGCAGCGGCAACACCTTCGACGACGTGCGCGCGTTCGACAACTTCGCGGACAGCCAAGCCGGTCGCGGCACGCCGATGTCGGGCTCGCTGATCTTCATGCTGGCCGCCGACTCGACCGTCACCAACGCCGCCTACCAGAACGCGGCCGCGCCCGGGAACGTCGTCTACGGCGGCGGCATCCAGGACGAGGCCTTCGGCGGCACCTTCCAGGTGAGCGAGATCACCGGCGAGACGCCGATGGCCGCCTACCACAACACCTTCGCCTGGAGCTGA
- a CDS encoding LysR substrate-binding domain-containing protein, which yields MLAPATLRRLDLTTLRLFVAVCEEGSLTRAARHAATAPSAVSKRLVELEQALGVQLLERGARGMTATPAGETLLHHARRMLRNAEQIALELAEHAKGVRGIVRMLANLSAIVQFLPEDLRAFLASQGAIKIDLEERPSGGVVQGVAEGAAEIGICAGSVPAAGLDRTLYRRDRLVVVMRRDHPLAGRDILAFAETLDHDFVGLHAESSIHGSVQAEALSAGRPLRLRVHVPGFDAVCRMVQADMGLGVVPQGVFGLFGGATDLVAVPLSDPWALRTLQIVTRPGPLTPAASLLLRHLAALPD from the coding sequence ATGCTGGCGCCTGCCACCCTGCGGCGGCTCGACCTGACGACGCTGCGCCTGTTCGTGGCCGTGTGTGAGGAGGGCAGCTTGACCCGTGCCGCCCGGCACGCCGCGACCGCGCCCTCCGCCGTCAGCAAGCGGCTGGTCGAGCTGGAGCAGGCGCTCGGCGTCCAGCTCCTCGAGCGCGGCGCGCGGGGCATGACGGCGACGCCCGCGGGCGAGACGCTGCTGCACCACGCTCGGCGCATGCTGCGCAACGCCGAGCAGATCGCCCTCGAACTCGCCGAGCACGCCAAGGGCGTTCGGGGCATCGTGCGGATGCTCGCCAACCTCTCGGCCATCGTGCAGTTCCTGCCCGAGGACCTGCGCGCCTTCCTGGCGAGCCAGGGCGCGATCAAGATCGACCTGGAGGAGCGGCCGAGCGGCGGGGTCGTGCAGGGCGTGGCCGAAGGGGCGGCCGAGATCGGCATCTGTGCCGGCAGCGTCCCGGCCGCGGGACTCGACCGCACCCTCTACCGCCGCGACCGGCTCGTCGTGGTGATGCGCCGCGATCACCCCCTGGCCGGACGGGATATCCTCGCCTTCGCCGAGACCCTCGACCACGACTTCGTCGGCCTGCACGCCGAGAGTTCCATCCATGGCAGCGTCCAGGCGGAGGCGCTGAGCGCCGGCCGCCCCTTGCGCCTACGCGTGCACGTGCCGGGCTTCGACGCGGTCTGCCGGATGGTTCAGGCCGATATGGGCCTCGGCGTGGTGCCGCAGGGCGTCTTCGGCCTGTTCGGCGGCGCCACGGACCTCGTGGCCGTGCCGCTCTCCGACCCCTGGGCGCTGCGCACGCTGCAGATCGTGACCCGGCCGGGGCCCCTCACGCCGGCGGCGAGCTTGCTGCTCCGCCACCTCGCTGCGCTGCCCGATTGA
- a CDS encoding PAS domain-containing protein, whose amino-acid sequence MQPDRAITPQEDTPAVLAGLSPGQVLRMVEGFGLTGTWSWSFATGAHVWSPGLFRILGLEPDRARAEYGLLLALVHPDDRAGVTSASEMLQTGRVAQATFRVVRPDGTLGTVMSRGEVIVAPDGRPRRAMGVLIDVSDREALARASEVDRRRRRAIFEQVGAFTSSSRVYPYTDFSAEWLELVGLPKAELLGEPTLPVLKEERARWRDHGRALYLSKQVVHTQPRLVLAGGAIVPYRFVMVPMRDTSGAIESWTNYVAPLALAGGGSVLASMPGSMTAPVQEGLDQFLAGAHLRAGRALLGWSMQQLAGASGLSFSTVRRLEDGESGASGRARSAAAAALRRHGIVFTLTNDGAIALSRR is encoded by the coding sequence ATGCAGCCGGACCGCGCCATCACCCCACAGGAGGACACCCCGGCTGTCCTAGCCGGACTATCACCGGGACAGGTCCTGCGGATGGTCGAGGGCTTCGGGCTGACGGGCACGTGGTCGTGGAGCTTCGCGACCGGCGCGCATGTCTGGTCGCCGGGCCTGTTCCGGATCCTGGGCCTGGAACCGGACCGCGCGCGGGCGGAGTACGGGCTCCTGCTCGCACTGGTCCATCCGGACGACCGCGCAGGCGTCACCTCCGCCTCGGAGATGCTGCAGACCGGCCGGGTGGCGCAAGCCACCTTCCGGGTGGTCCGCCCGGACGGGACCCTGGGCACCGTGATGAGCCGCGGCGAGGTGATCGTGGCGCCGGACGGGCGTCCGCGCCGCGCTATGGGCGTGCTCATCGACGTGAGCGACCGCGAGGCGCTGGCGCGCGCCAGCGAGGTCGACCGGCGGCGCCGGCGCGCGATCTTCGAGCAGGTCGGCGCCTTCACCTCGTCGAGCCGGGTCTACCCCTACACCGACTTCTCCGCGGAGTGGCTGGAGCTCGTGGGGCTGCCCAAGGCCGAGCTCCTCGGCGAGCCGACCCTGCCGGTGCTGAAGGAGGAGCGCGCGCGCTGGCGCGACCACGGCCGCGCGCTCTACCTCTCGAAGCAGGTCGTGCACACGCAGCCGCGCCTCGTCCTGGCTGGCGGCGCGATCGTGCCCTACCGCTTCGTGATGGTGCCGATGCGCGACACGTCCGGAGCGATCGAGAGCTGGACGAACTACGTCGCGCCCCTCGCCCTTGCCGGGGGCGGGTCCGTGCTGGCGAGCATGCCCGGGAGCATGACGGCGCCGGTTCAGGAGGGTCTGGATCAGTTCCTCGCGGGCGCGCATCTGCGGGCCGGCCGCGCCCTGCTCGGCTGGTCGATGCAGCAGCTCGCCGGGGCGAGCGGGCTCTCCTTCTCCACCGTCCGCCGCCTGGAGGACGGGGAGAGCGGGGCCTCCGGCCGGGCCCGGTCGGCGGCGGCGGCGGCCCTGCGCCGGCACGGCATCGTCTTCACGCTCACGAATGACGGTGCCATCGCGCTGTCCCGGCGTTGA
- a CDS encoding sensor histidine kinase, translating to MAEHDIERLVQTVIEAATELVGGAYGAFFERVPVGQEGNDEEVWRLFSLTGGPREAFTRFGLPRATGLFQPTFLAEGVVRSDDVAKDPRYGSHGGMPKGHLPVRSYLAAPVVSGTGERLGALLFGHPQPGRFGPREERLITGFAAQAAVAIDNARLLASVRRKRDRFFGAMRAVRGVLWTNDASGRMVGEQPGWAAITGQSRPEYEGYGWANAVHPEDAQASVEAWNAAVAERRTFVFEHRVRTRDGSWRTYAIRAVPLFDERGEIVEWVGVHTDITEQREAEAELRESNEEIQRYAYIVSHDLRAPLVNVMGFTSELEAAREDVRAALGAHAEAARIDADMEEALGFIRVAITKMEALIAAILKLSREGRRTFRPEPLDMRALVQGLADAQRHQADAAGARVVIADDMPEITADRLAVEQIFGNLIDNALKYLAPGRPGLITIEGRSVAGGRVRFTVTDNGRGIAPQDHARIFELFRRSGAQDRPGDGIGLAHVKALVRSLGGRIEVSSELGQGTTFSVTLPREAQSPGAPHRAAA from the coding sequence GTGGCCGAGCACGACATCGAGCGTCTCGTCCAGACGGTGATCGAGGCCGCCACCGAACTCGTGGGCGGCGCCTACGGGGCCTTCTTCGAGCGCGTGCCCGTGGGCCAGGAGGGCAACGATGAGGAAGTCTGGCGCCTGTTCAGCCTGACGGGTGGCCCGCGCGAGGCCTTCACCCGCTTCGGCCTGCCGCGGGCGACCGGCCTGTTCCAGCCGACCTTCCTGGCCGAGGGCGTGGTGCGCTCCGACGACGTCGCGAAGGACCCCCGCTACGGCTCGCACGGCGGCATGCCGAAGGGCCACCTTCCGGTGCGCAGCTACCTCGCGGCGCCGGTGGTCTCGGGCACCGGCGAGCGGCTCGGGGCGCTCCTGTTCGGGCACCCGCAGCCCGGCCGCTTCGGCCCGCGCGAGGAGCGGCTGATCACGGGCTTCGCCGCACAGGCCGCGGTCGCGATCGACAACGCCCGCCTCCTCGCCTCCGTGCGGCGCAAGCGAGACCGCTTCTTCGGCGCCATGCGGGCGGTGCGCGGCGTGCTCTGGACGAACGATGCCTCCGGCCGCATGGTCGGCGAGCAGCCAGGCTGGGCGGCCATCACCGGCCAGAGCCGGCCCGAATATGAGGGCTACGGCTGGGCGAACGCGGTCCACCCGGAGGATGCGCAGGCCAGCGTAGAGGCCTGGAACGCGGCGGTGGCGGAGCGGCGCACCTTCGTGTTCGAGCACCGGGTGCGCACGCGCGACGGGAGCTGGCGCACCTACGCGATCCGCGCGGTGCCGCTCTTCGACGAGCGGGGCGAGATCGTCGAGTGGGTCGGCGTCCACACCGACATCACCGAGCAGCGCGAGGCGGAGGCCGAACTCCGCGAGTCGAACGAGGAGATTCAGCGCTACGCCTACATCGTCAGCCACGACCTGCGGGCGCCGCTCGTCAACGTGATGGGCTTCACGAGCGAGCTGGAGGCCGCGCGCGAGGACGTGCGGGCGGCGCTCGGGGCCCATGCCGAGGCCGCGCGGATCGACGCCGACATGGAGGAGGCGCTGGGCTTCATCCGGGTGGCGATCACCAAGATGGAGGCGCTGATCGCCGCCATCCTGAAGCTGTCGCGGGAGGGGCGGCGCACCTTCCGGCCGGAGCCCCTCGACATGCGCGCGCTGGTGCAGGGGCTGGCCGACGCGCAGCGCCACCAGGCGGATGCCGCCGGCGCCCGGGTCGTGATCGCCGACGACATGCCGGAGATCACCGCCGACCGGCTGGCCGTCGAGCAGATCTTCGGCAACCTGATCGACAACGCCCTGAAATATCTCGCGCCGGGCCGGCCGGGCCTGATCACAATCGAGGGCCGGTCGGTCGCGGGCGGGCGGGTGCGCTTCACGGTCACCGACAACGGGCGGGGCATCGCGCCCCAGGACCACGCCCGCATCTTCGAGCTGTTCCGGCGCTCCGGTGCCCAGGACAGGCCGGGCGACGGGATCGGTCTCGCGCATGTCAAGGCGCTGGTCCGTTCCTTGGGCGGCCGGATCGAGGTATCGTCGGAGCTCGGGCAGGGAACGACGTTCAGCGTCACGCTGCCGCGCGAGGCGCAGAGCCCAGGCGCGCCGCACCGCGCGGCCGCGTGA